Proteins from a single region of Gasterosteus aculeatus chromosome 20, fGasAcu3.hap1.1, whole genome shotgun sequence:
- the LOC120810183 gene encoding dysbindin-A isoform X2: MSKKPELRGIMFENFRERLHMVQQDFTTGFKTLGDKSRDPKVRRKPRLEESLPHFSAGLDILSRYEESWFLLHKRTKDCAQTAEAVDGDIVMLSAHWEKRRTALTRLQEQLQSLPTFISDLDAITANIAHMEGDFEEMESQLIYLETLCCQCEQQKVKQHHVNQLEVYKKKKRKEMEALEVALDAEHAQKAAEVEQAVQQKLRERQKVYEEAFNQDVQQYLSTGFLQHREPTGADVRVLDQMTVTNISDQEALDDFLNSTGDDDISTGSSLTSGPDPESCSSESSKSPSTRAPPTTIQAANQDAEWEQEEEVASEQSDEPLVQSDEEDVHPDTSLVGLQDVGTRSGSDESDPAGDLASG, from the exons ATGTCAAAGAAACCGGAACTGAGAGGAATCATGTTTGAAAACTTCAGAGAAAGACTTCACATGGTCCAGCAGGATTTCACGACGGG CTTCAAGACCCTTGGAGACAAATCCAGAGACCCCAAAGTCCGGAGGAAGCCCCg GTTGGAAGAAAGCCTTCCTCACTTCAGCGCCGGGCTGGACATCCTCAGCAG GTATGAGGAGAGCTGGTTTCTGCTccataaaagaaccaaagaCTGTGCTCAGACTGCAGAG gcagtAGACGGGGACATAGTGATGCTCTCAGCACActgggagaaaagaagaacagCTCTGACTCGATTACAAGAGCAGCTACAAAGCTTGCCGACCTTCATCAGTGATCTAGACGCCATCACTGCTAACATAG ctcataTGGAAGGGGACTTTGAGGAGATGGAGAGCCAGCTGATCTACCTAGAGACTCTGTGTTGTCAGTGTGAACAGCAGAAGGTCAAACAACATCACGTCAACCAACTAGAAGTctataagaaaaagaaaag gaaggagatggaggcgctggaag TGGCACTGGATGCCGAGCACGCTCAGAAGGCGGCAGAAGTGGAGCAGGCCGTGCAGCAGAAACTGAGAGAACGACAGAAAGTCTACGAGGAAGCCTTCAACCAAGACGTGCAGCAGTACCTCTCCACTGGATTCCTGCAGCACAGGG agccaACGGGAGCTGATGTGCGTGTTCTGGATCAGATGACAGTAACTAACATATCGGACCAGGAGGCTCTGGACGACTTCCTTAACTCCACTGGTGACGATGACATCAGCACGGGATCATCACTGACCTCAG GTCCGGACCCCGAGTCCTGCTCTTCTGAATCTTCAAAAAGCCCTTCCACCCGAGCCCCTCCCACAACCATCCAAGCGGCCAACCAGGACGCAGAgtgggagcaggaagaggaagtggcCAGCGAGCAGAGCGATGAGCCTCTGGTGCAGTCGGACGAAGAGGACGTCCATCCGGACACGTCCTTGGTCGGCTTACAGGATGTTGGCACAAGAAGCGGCTCCGACGAGAGCGACCCTGCAGGGGATCTAGCCTCTGGGTAA
- the LOC120810183 gene encoding dysbindin-A isoform X1: protein MSKKPELRGIMFENFRERLHMVQQDFTTGFKTLGDKSRDPKVRRKPRLEESLPHFSAGLDILSRYEESWFLLHKRTKDCAQTAEAVDGDIVMLSAHWEKRRTALTRLQEQLQSLPTFISDLDAITANIAHMEGDFEEMESQLIYLETLCCQCEQQKVKQHHVNQLEVYKKKKRKEMEALEVALDAEHAQKAAEVEQAVQQKLRERQKVYEEAFNQDVQQYLSTGFLQHRDGTITDITAEPTGADVRVLDQMTVTNISDQEALDDFLNSTGDDDISTGSSLTSGPDPESCSSESSKSPSTRAPPTTIQAANQDAEWEQEEEVASEQSDEPLVQSDEEDVHPDTSLVGLQDVGTRSGSDESDPAGDLASG from the exons ATGTCAAAGAAACCGGAACTGAGAGGAATCATGTTTGAAAACTTCAGAGAAAGACTTCACATGGTCCAGCAGGATTTCACGACGGG CTTCAAGACCCTTGGAGACAAATCCAGAGACCCCAAAGTCCGGAGGAAGCCCCg GTTGGAAGAAAGCCTTCCTCACTTCAGCGCCGGGCTGGACATCCTCAGCAG GTATGAGGAGAGCTGGTTTCTGCTccataaaagaaccaaagaCTGTGCTCAGACTGCAGAG gcagtAGACGGGGACATAGTGATGCTCTCAGCACActgggagaaaagaagaacagCTCTGACTCGATTACAAGAGCAGCTACAAAGCTTGCCGACCTTCATCAGTGATCTAGACGCCATCACTGCTAACATAG ctcataTGGAAGGGGACTTTGAGGAGATGGAGAGCCAGCTGATCTACCTAGAGACTCTGTGTTGTCAGTGTGAACAGCAGAAGGTCAAACAACATCACGTCAACCAACTAGAAGTctataagaaaaagaaaag gaaggagatggaggcgctggaag TGGCACTGGATGCCGAGCACGCTCAGAAGGCGGCAGAAGTGGAGCAGGCCGTGCAGCAGAAACTGAGAGAACGACAGAAAGTCTACGAGGAAGCCTTCAACCAAGACGTGCAGCAGTACCTCTCCACTGGATTCCTGCAGCACAGGG ATGGAACTATAACTGACATCACTGCAG agccaACGGGAGCTGATGTGCGTGTTCTGGATCAGATGACAGTAACTAACATATCGGACCAGGAGGCTCTGGACGACTTCCTTAACTCCACTGGTGACGATGACATCAGCACGGGATCATCACTGACCTCAG GTCCGGACCCCGAGTCCTGCTCTTCTGAATCTTCAAAAAGCCCTTCCACCCGAGCCCCTCCCACAACCATCCAAGCGGCCAACCAGGACGCAGAgtgggagcaggaagaggaagtggcCAGCGAGCAGAGCGATGAGCCTCTGGTGCAGTCGGACGAAGAGGACGTCCATCCGGACACGTCCTTGGTCGGCTTACAGGATGTTGGCACAAGAAGCGGCTCCGACGAGAGCGACCCTGCAGGGGATCTAGCCTCTGGGTAA
- the LOC120810179 gene encoding IgGFc-binding protein — translation MEARPLAVFWALCAALLAACHGCSTGKEFITTFLPNARSDGRNDHRLHVVLTAQGSEADVNIQVASVKFNTQLRLSPRESRWVSLPCGAELQSEFVNANSAVRISSSTAISVVSFNRRFATGDGGVVSPTKELGTDYFVFTPSTGNSMDNVFAIVNGNNQNQITIIPDANVRLTGGTRWQRGTPVAIVLAPYASYLVRSQDTLTGTRIRSQQPVAVLAGNQCLSLGGRCEHVYEQLPAVTSLGMEYIVPRTGTAMATDYAVIVAVEDNTEVTQHSRKQRLSTAGDATIIKLISKHPLVVKSNKNVMVLLVSDNKPFDPFLITLTPTSKFATDWAVETMGELPSTVVILSEKEGAGSVKVCVKEGQCHSPKWQNFLDDKQWVWSNVAVGTLQSHVTVEGDARMAVYAHGGKSRHAYGIAGVCSEETPLPPTPTDPCEQVKCGVKESCVKGKCVHVSTATCHAVGDPHYLTFDGRRFDFQGTCTYIMTTVVTTASDLLPFTVTTTNNHRGNSRVAFVRSVTVSVQNQTIIIGSQRGQVQVNGELQYLPVSLLGGKVSIKQSGIYATLTTDFGLNVKYDWNMRLYITVPSSYYQRLGGLCGNYNGDRSDDLPEPKGSSISAVLTMIQKWKTKTSDLFCHDNCAGHCPECSQQQQARFNHPDFCGILTKADGPFSACHNKVDPSMYLDNCVYDVCVNKGAKQILCDNLKSYADACMSEDVKVNPQWRMITKCFLSCPEGSHYEACGSPCPASCVSPDSEKLCKGPCVEGCRCDDGLVLSGDRCVPLRNCGCQYKGSYYPAASTFWGDNTCTTKCECLGGNAKCKPVTCKKTEHCALEGGVRDCYPTSHATCQGSGDPHYQSFDGRRFDFQGTCTYILSQHTKGLDQDLEPFQVLVQNENRGRNKAVAYTKSVSLTVFGNLTVSMSRADAGRMVVNSRPVNLPYSTEDGKLSLFQRGYFGLVTTNFGLTLKFNWNSHVILTLPSSFSSATGGLCGNYNGKPGDDLQKPDGTQTTHVSSFGDSWKAGGDLGCTSDCPAGKCPECEPALISRYQERRYCGLIADKLGPFGQCHSKLDHSSYLTDCVFDLCAYQGHASALCNSLSTFSTSCQEAGAKVGSWRTEQFCPPSCGANSHYEMCAPTCQLTCSGPQAGCDGNALCTEGCVCDDGFLLSHDKCVSLAECGCQYQGQYYQNGQVFYPRESCDTRCVCSEGGQVQCDPKFRCSANEMCVVKGGVASCSPKSIGSCSVSGVRNVRSFDGQAYPLWGNCLFMLAEVEEVEGGMEAFSVFVRQQTYKDGTVSRSVALHVYDMEITMETGVVWEIKVDDIRVSLPVSLANGQVRAHQNGINIMVETDFDLKLTYDSVAGVILQIPSTYSGSPRGLCGNYNGKPSDDLAGKQPGDTSAAWAVTEDDTSCDASCGAGSCPEPDEQKVPEAKKACDVIKAQQGPFAGCHATVSPTPNYDACVREMSTGKGGADVLCRHLQNYVTACQLAGAKISKWRSDTFCPLKCPARSHYELCSTSCSSTCFSLQESGPCPACQEGCQCDDGLMSDGGRCVPVEQCGCVVDGQYYGTGESIVREDCSERCVCQSGIFSCNSTSCKQNEECRNINGTLGCYFKDPCAQVACRVKEHCEVSEGQGVCVPDSKAQCWSFGDPHYSTFDKFTYSFQGTCSYVLVNTTGLDPSLPQVTVTTKHELRGNFKGSFVRSATVEMLGHQITIPSTNRGVVLVDGINTVLPVILEQGSLSITQSGIKGIIQTNIGVEVTFDWSTLVMVSLSSSYFGNVNGLCGNYNDDKKDELTTASGIPAVNLTQWAATWSVEDNDPFCYHYCEGVCPQCSEKDRIRYTGPDYCGILSDKKGPFSSCHGSVPVAEVVLDCLYDVCVSEGRREVLCEALSSYLAECQEAGASVSPWRQLANCSVACPAHSQYKLCGSACPPTCGPQPDICPKVCVEGCFCDPGYVLSGGQCVVKEEGCGCNHDNRYYLPGATFWSNSLCQEKCTCDAETRKVKCKQASCRTGEQCGVVDGVRDCYPVSFKTCSARGDPHFSSFDGRRFDFQGNCVYRLAGTCGDHAGLTPFEVNLENNNRGNKRVSYAKVVSVNVYGSTYTLSVDHPGRVLVNGLENVLPLSNPSIPSGVHVSMRYRQAVIETSFLKVSFDYESAVRVDLATSYQNATCGLCGNFNKDPADDLMLPNGKLASNANEFGMKQWVADAAGCSRDCKDCAQPLPPDFKPPANASVCDVITAKDGPMADCLGRADSKQYHDDCVYDMVLSEGREQAACAIISDYVDECQRHKGSVKAWRTKSLCRMQCGANSVYSVAAPGCPASCTSPSPPAKCEFAPSEGCVCDPGYVLSQGDCVPLAECGCKFSGQYVVSGQKFYADSACRRLCACSGGRVACEDKPCKGKTSCGVQNGVRGCYA, via the exons ATGGAAGCAAGGCCTCTGGCGGTGTTTTGGGCACTCTGTGCTGCACTCTTGGCAG CATGTCATGGCTGTTCTACAGGAAAGGAGTTCATCACCACATTTCTTCCTAACGCAAGGAGTGACGGTAGAAATGATCATCGCCTCCATGTGGTTCTGACGGCTCAGGGCTCTGAAGCCGATGTTAACATACAG GTGGCTTCGGTGAAATTCAACACGCAGCTGAGACTCTCGCCACGTGAAAGCCGTTGGGTTTCTCTGCCTTGTGGAGCCGAGCTGCAGAGTGAATTTGTCAACGCCAACTCAGCTGTTCGAATCTCATCCAGTACTGCGATCTCTGTGGTCTCTTTCAACCGCCGCTTTGCCACAGGAGACGGCGGCGTGGTTTCCCCAACCAAAGAGCTGGGCACTGACTACTTTGTGTTCACACCCTCAACAGGCAATAGTATGGACAATGTATTTGCTATCGTCAATGGCAATAACCAGAACCAGATCACCATCATACCTGATGCCAACGTAAGGCTAACAGGGGGGACGAGGTGGCAGCGTGGGACGCCGGTGGCCATTGTCCTTGCACCCTATGCCTCCTACCTCGTCAGAAGTCAAGACACTTTGACAGGCACACGGATCCGGTCCCAGCAGCCTGTAGCTGTGCTAGCGGGCAACCAGTGTCTGTCGCTGGGTGGTCGGTGTGAACATGTGTATGAACAGCTCCCCGCTGTTACAAGCCTGGGTATGGAATACATTGTACCCAGGACCGGCACGGCTATGGCCACAGACTATGCAGTGATAGTAGCGGTTGAAGACAACACAGAGGTGACACAGCACTCGAGGAAACA GAGGCTGAGCACCGCCGGGGACGCCACCATTATTAAACTGATCTCAAAACACCCACTGGTTGTCAAGAGTAACAAGAACGTTATGGTGCTGCTTGTTAGCGACAACAAGCCATTTGACCCTTTTCTAATAACACTGACCCCTACCTCCAAGTTTGCCACGGATTGGGCGGTGGAGACAATGGGTGAACTTCCCAGCACTGTTGTTATTCTGTCAGAGAAGGAGGGAGCCGGcagtgtgaaggtgtgtgtgaaggagggaCAGTGTCACTCACCTAAGTGGCAAAACTTCTTGGACGATAAGCAGTGGGTGTGGTCCAACGTTGCAGTGGGGACACTTCAGAGTCATGTGACAGTGGAAGGGGACGCCCGTATGGCAGTCTACGCCCATGGTGGTAAATCACGCCACGCATATGGCATTGCTGGAGTTTGTTCCGAAG AGACGCCACTTCCTCCAACACCCACAGATCCCTGTGAACAGGTCAAATGTGGTGTAAAGGAAAGTTGTGTGAAGGGAAAGTGCGTCCATGTTTCTACGGCAACCTGCCACGCGGTCGGTGACCCCCACTACTTGACATTTGATGGCCGACGCTTTGATTTCCAG GGTACCTGCACTTACATCATGACAACAGTTGTGACGACGGCATCCGACCTTCTGCCGTTCACTGTGACGACCACGAACAACCACCGTGGCAACAGCCGAGTTGCTTTTGTGAGGAGCGTTACCGTCAGTGTTCAAAATCAGACAATAATCATCGGCAGTCAAAGAGGACAAGTACAG GTGAATGGAGAGCTTCAGTACTTGCCAGTCTCTTTGTTGGGAGGCAAGGTCTCCATAAAGCAGAGCGGAATCTATGCTACACTCACCACAGACTTTGGTCTGAATGTTAAGTATGACTGGAACATGAGACTGTACATCACAGTGCCGTCTTCCTACTATCAACGCCTTGGAGGCCTGTGTGGAAACTACAATGGAGACAGGAGCGACGACCTACCTGAACCTAAAG GCTCCAGTATATCCGCTGTGCTGACCATGATCCAGAAGTGGAAGACCAAAACGTCCGATCTGTTCTGTCATGATAACTGTGCCGGTCACTGTCCCGAGTgttcgcagcagcagcaggcccgcTTCAACCATCCTGACTTCTGTGGGATTCTGACAAAAGCAGATGGGCCATTTTCAGCCTGCCACAACAAGGTCGACCCCTCTATGTATCTGGACAACTGTGTCTACGATGTCTGTGTCAATAAAG GCGCCAAACAGATTCTCTGTGATAACCTGAAGAGTTATGCTGATGCCTGCATGTCAGAGGATGTGAAAGTCAACCCTCAGTGGAGAATGATTACCAAATGCT TCCTTTCTTGTCCCGAAGGTAGCCATTACGAGGCTTGTGGGTCCCCCTGTCCCGCCTCCTGTGTGTCCCCGGACAGCGAGAAGCTGTGTAAAGGCCCCTGTGTGGAGGGGTGCCGGTGTGACGATGGACTGGTGCTAAGTGGAGACAG atgtgTTCCTCTGCGTAACTGTGGATGTCAGTATAAGGGCAGTTATTACCCAGCAGCCTCCACTTTCTGGGGTGATAACACCTGCACCACCAAGTGTGAATGCCTTGGAGGAAACGCCAAG TGCAAACCAGTCACCTGTAAGAAGACGGAGCACTGTGCCCTGGAGGGCGGCGTCAGGGACTGCTACCCGACATCCCATGCAACGTGCCAAGGCTCTGGGGACCCCCACTACCAGAGCTTTGACGGACGGCGGTTTGATTTCCAGGGCACTTGCACCTACATCCTGTCCCAACACACCAAGGGACtggaccaggacctggagcCGTTTCAAGTGCTGGTCCAAAATGAGAACAGAGGCCGTAACAAGGCTGTGGCTTACACCAAGTCTGTCTCCCTTACTGTATTTGGTAACCTCACTGTCAGCATGAGTCGCGCCGATGCGGGGAGAATGGTG GTGAACAGCCGGCCTGTGAACCTGCCTTACTCCACTGAAGATGGAAAGCTCTCCCTCTTCCAGCGTGGCTACTTTGGCCTTGTCACCACAAATTTCGGTTTGACGCTCAAATTCAACTGGAACAGCCACGTCATCTTGACTTTACCGAGTTCATTCTCTTCTGCTACTGGAG GCTTGTGTGGAAATTACAATGGAAAACCTGGCGATGACTTACAGAAACCTGACGGCACCCAGACGACACACGTGAGCTCCTTCGGAGACAGCTGGAAG GCAGGAGGAGACCTTGGCTGCACCAGTGACTGTCCTGCTGGTAAATGTCCAGAGTGTGAGCCGGCGCTGATATCACGTTACCAAGAGCGGCGCTACTGCGGCCTCATCGCCGACAAGCTGGGACCGTTTGG ACAGTGTCACAGCAAACTGGACCACAGCTCCTACCTCACGGACTGCGTCTTTGATTTGTGCGCGTATCAAGGCCACGCCTCCGCCCTCTGCAACAGCCTATCGACTTTCAGCACCTCTTGTCAAGAGGCGGGAGCGAAAGTGGGGAGTTGGAGAACCGAACAATTCTGTC CTCCGTCGTGTGGGGCGAACAGCCACTATGAGATGTGTGCCCCCACCTGCCAGCTGACCTGCAGCGGCCCTCAAGCTGGCTGCGACGGGAACGCGCTCTGCACGGAAGGCTGCGTGTGCGATGACGGATTCCTGCTGAGTCACGACAAGTGTGTGTCTCTAGCAGAGTGTGGCTGTCAGTACCAAGGACAGTATTATCAAAATGGACAG GTGTTCTATCCACGAGAGTCATGTGACAcccggtgtgtgtgttcagaaggTGGGCAAGTACAGTGTGATCCGAAATTCCGCTGTTCAGCCAATGAGATGTGTGTCgtgaaagggggcgtggcctcctGTTCTCCCAAGAGCATCGGCTCCTGTTCTGTGAGCGGCGTCAGAAACGTCAGATCCTTTGACGGACAG GCGTATCCTCTGTGGGGAAACTGCTTGTTCATGTTGGCAGAAGTGGAGGAGGTTGAAGGAGGGATGGAAGCCTTCTCTGTGTTCGTACGGCAGCAAACCTATAAGGACGGCACGGTTTCTCGCAGTGTGGCGCTCCATGTTTACGACATGGAGATCACTATGGAGACTGGGGTTGTTTGGGAAATCAAG GTTGATGACATCAGAGTTTCCCTTCCCGTGTCACTGGCTAACGGACAAGTGCGAGCACATCAAAATGGCATCAACATCATGGTCGAAACTGACTTTGATCTGAAGCTGACCTACGACAGCGTAGCGGGTGTGATCCTACAAATCCCATCCACCTATAGCGGCTCGCCCCGAGGTCTCTGCGGCAACTACAACGGCAAGCCGTCCGACGACCTGGCGGGCAAGCAGCCAGGGGACACGTCAGCAGCTTGGGCCGTGACGGAGGACGATACGTCTTGTGACGCGAGCTGCGGTGCCGGTTCCTGCCCTGAGCCAGACGAGCAGAAGGTCCCGGAAGCCAAAAAGGCCTGTGACGTCATCAAAGCCCAGCAGGGCCCATTTGCAGGATGCCACGCAACAGTGTCCCCAACTCCCAACTACGATGCTTGTGTCAG GGAGATGTCCACAGGCAAAGGGGGCGCAGACGTCCTGTGTCGTCACCTCCAGAATTATGTCACAGCGTGTCAACTTGCCGGCGCCAAGATAAGCAAATGGAGGAGCGACACTTTCTGTC cttTGAAGTGTCCAGCAAGAAGTCACTATGAGCTGTGCtccacttcctgctcctccacgtgcttctctctgcaggagtCGGGGCCCTGCCCGGCCTGCCAGGAAGGATGCCAGTGTGACGACGGCCTCATGTCCGACGGAGGCCGCTGTGTTCCCGTTGAGCAATGTGGCTGCGTGGTGGATGGACAATATTACGGG ACGGGTGAATCAATAGTACGGGAGGACTGCTCGGAGCGCTGTGTCTGCCAGTCTGGAATCTTCAGCTGCAACTCCACAAGCTGCAAACAGAATGAGGAATGTCGCAACATCAATGGAACCCTCGGCTGCTACTTCAAAG ACCCGTGTGCGCAGGTCGCGTGCAGAGTGAAGGAGCACTGTGAGGTGTCAGAAGGCCAAGGAGTGTGTGTTCCTGATTCCAAGGCCCAGTGCTGGTCTTTCGGCGACCCGCATTACAGCACATTTGACAAATTCACCTACTCGTTCCAGGGAACCTGCAGCTACGTCCTCGTTAACACCACAG GTCTTGACCCCTCGCTGCCACAAGTAACTGTGACCACCAAGCATGAGCTCCGTGGGAACTTTAAAGGTTCCTTTGTGCGTTCAGCCACTGTGGAGATGTTGGGCCATCAAATAACCATCCCAAGCACCAACCGAGGGGTCGTATTG GTTGACGGTATTAACACGGTGCTTCCTGTCATTCTTGAGCAAGGCAGCCTTTCCATAACACAATCTGGAATCAAAGGGATAATCCAGACTAATATTGGCGTCGAAGTTACTTTTGATTGGTCCACGTTGGTCATGGTGTCCCTCAGCAGCAGCTACTTTGGTAACGTTAATGGACTCTGTGGCAACTACAACGACGACAAGAAGGATGAACTTACGACAGCAAGCGGCATTCCGGCTGTCAACTTAACGCAGTGGGCGGCGACGTGGAGCGTCGAGGACAACGACCCATTCTGTTACCATTACTGTGAAGGCGTGTGTCCTCAGTGCTCGGAGAAGGACCGCATACG GTACACTGGTCCAGACTACTGTGGGATCTTGAGTGACAAGAAGGGGCCTTTCTCTAGTTGCCATGGCAGCGTCCCCGTAGCAGAGGTTGTGTTGGACTGTTTGTATGACGTCTGCGTCAGTGAAGGCCGGCGAGAAGTCCTGTGTGAGGCCCTGAGCAGCTACCTCGCCGAGTGCCAGGAGGCCGGGGCGTCTGTGTCGCCGTGGAGACAACTGGCCAACTGCT CTGTTGCGTGTCCAGCCCACAGCCAATACAAGCTGTGCGGCTCGGCGTGTCCCCCCACCTGTGGTCCTCAGCCGGACATCTGCCCCAAGGTCTGCGTGGAAGGCTGCTTCTGTGACCCGGGATACGTGCTCAGTGGAGGACA GTGTGTTGTCAAGGAGGAGGGCTGTGGCTGTAACCACGACAACCGTTACTACCTGCCAGGTGCCACGTTCTGGTCCAACTCGCTGTGTCAGGAGAAATGTACGTGTGACGCAGAGACACGGAAGGTGAAGTGCAAGCAGGCAAGCTGCCGGACCGGAGAGCAGTGCGGCGTCGTGGACGGAGTCCGAGACTGTTACCCAGTCAGCTTCAAGACCTGCAGCGCGCGCGGAGACCCGCACTTCAGCTCCTTCGATGGACGCAGGTTCGACTTCCAGGGGAACTGCGTGTACCGGCTGGCCGGCACGTGTGGAGACCACGCGGGTCTGACTCCCTTTGAG GTCAACCTGGAGAACAACAACCGCGGCAACAAGAGAGTGTCTTATGCTAAAGTGGTGTCTGTTAATGTATATGGCAGCACGTACACACTGTCAGTGGACCACCCAGGGAGAGTGCTg GTTAATGGGCTTGAAAACGTCTTACCCTTATCAAATCCATCCATTCCGTCGGGGGTCCATGTTTCTATGAGATACAGACAAGCTGTCATTGAAACCAGCTTTCTGAAG GTCTCGTTTGACTATGAGAGTGCAGTGAGGGTGGACCTGGCGACTAGTTATCAAAATGCGACCTGTGGTCTTTGTGGAAACTTCAACAAAGACCCTGCTGATGACCTGATGTTGCCAAACGGGAAGCTGGCCTCCAACGCCAATGAGTTTGGGATGAAGCAGTGGGTGGCGGACGCTGCGGGCTGCTCCCGTGACT GTAAAGACTGCGCCCAGCCGCTGCCGCCCGACTTCAAACCACCCGCCAACGCGTCGGTCTGTGACGTCATAACAGCAAAGGACGGGCCCATGGCCGACTGCTTAGGCCGAGCAGACTCCAAGCAGTACCACGACGACTGCGTCTACGACATGGTGCTCAGCGAAGGCAGGGAGCAGGCGGCCTGCGCCATCATCAGCGACTACGTCGACGAGTGTCAGAGACACAAAGGCTCCGTGAAGGCATGGCGGACGAAGTCCCTCTGCC ggatGCAGTGTGGTGCAAATAGTGTGTACAGTGTGGCGGCTCCCGGATGCCCGGCCAGCTGCACTTCTCCGTCTCCACCCGCCAAGTGTGAGTTCGCGCCCAGCGAGGGCTGCGTGTGTGACCCCGGCTACGTGCTGAGTCAG GGTGACTGCGTGCCACTCGCTGAGTGCGGCTGCAAATTCAGCGGCCAGTACGTCGTGTCGGGTCAAAAGTTCTACGCCGACTCAGCCTGCCGGCGCCTGTGTGCGTGCAGCGGTGGGAGAGTGGCCTGCGAGGACAAACCCTGCAAAGGAAAGACGAGCTGCGGCGTGCAGAATGGTGTGAGGGGTTGTTACGCATAA